The following proteins are co-located in the Macaca thibetana thibetana isolate TM-01 chromosome 6, ASM2454274v1, whole genome shotgun sequence genome:
- the KCNIP1 gene encoding Kv channel-interacting protein 1 isoform X3 translates to MGAVMGTFSSLQTKQRRPSKDKIEDELEMTMVCHRPEGLEQLEAQTNFTKRELQVLYRGFKNECPSGVVNEDTFKQIYAQFFPHGDASTYAHYLFNAFDTTQTGSVKFEDFVTALSILLRGTVHEKLRWTFNLYDINKDGYINKEEMMDIVKAIYDMMGKYTYPVLKEDTPRQHVDVFFQKMDKNKDGIVTLDEFLESCQEDDNIMRSLQLFQNVM, encoded by the exons ATAAGATTGAAGATGAGCTGGAGATGACCATGGTTTGCCATCGGCCCGAGGGACTGGAGCAGCTTGAGGCCCAGACCAACTTCACTAAGAGGGAGCTGCAGGTCCTTTATCGAGGCTTCAAAAAC GAGTGCCCCAGTGGTGTGGTTAACGAAGACACATTCAAGCAGATCTATGCTCAGTTTTTCCCTCACGGAG ATGCCAGCACGTATGCCCATTACCTCTTCAATGCCTTCGACACCACTCAGACAGGCTCCGTGAAGTTCGAG GACTTTGTAACCGCTCTGTCGATTTTACTGAGAGGAACTGTCCATGAGAAACTAAGGTGGACATTTAATTTGTATGACATCAATAAGGATGGATATATTAACAAAGAG GAGATGATGGACATTGTCAAAGCCATCTATGACATGATGGGGAAATACACATATCCTGTGCTCAAAGAGGACACTCCAAGGCAGCATGTGGACGTCTTCTTCCAG aaaatggacaaaaataaagATGGCATCGTAACTCTAGATGAATTTCTTGAATCATGTCAGGAG gATGACAACATCATGAGGTCTCTCCAGCTGTTTCAAAATGTCATGTAA
- the KCNIP1 gene encoding Kv channel-interacting protein 1 isoform X1, with product MGAVMGTFSSLQTKQRRPSKDIAWWYYQYQRDKIEDELEMTMVCHRPEGLEQLEAQTNFTKRELQVLYRGFKNECPSGVVNEDTFKQIYAQFFPHGDASTYAHYLFNAFDTTQTGSVKFEDFVTALSILLRGTVHEKLRWTFNLYDINKDGYINKEEMMDIVKAIYDMMGKYTYPVLKEDTPRQHVDVFFQKMDKNKDGIVTLDEFLESCQEDDNIMRSLQLFQNVM from the exons ACATCGCCTGGTGGTATTACCAGTATCAGAGAG ATAAGATTGAAGATGAGCTGGAGATGACCATGGTTTGCCATCGGCCCGAGGGACTGGAGCAGCTTGAGGCCCAGACCAACTTCACTAAGAGGGAGCTGCAGGTCCTTTATCGAGGCTTCAAAAAC GAGTGCCCCAGTGGTGTGGTTAACGAAGACACATTCAAGCAGATCTATGCTCAGTTTTTCCCTCACGGAG ATGCCAGCACGTATGCCCATTACCTCTTCAATGCCTTCGACACCACTCAGACAGGCTCCGTGAAGTTCGAG GACTTTGTAACCGCTCTGTCGATTTTACTGAGAGGAACTGTCCATGAGAAACTAAGGTGGACATTTAATTTGTATGACATCAATAAGGATGGATATATTAACAAAGAG GAGATGATGGACATTGTCAAAGCCATCTATGACATGATGGGGAAATACACATATCCTGTGCTCAAAGAGGACACTCCAAGGCAGCATGTGGACGTCTTCTTCCAG aaaatggacaaaaataaagATGGCATCGTAACTCTAGATGAATTTCTTGAATCATGTCAGGAG gATGACAACATCATGAGGTCTCTCCAGCTGTTTCAAAATGTCATGTAA
- the KCNIP1 gene encoding Kv channel-interacting protein 1 isoform X4, translated as MTMVCHRPEGLEQLEAQTNFTKRELQVLYRGFKNECPSGVVNEDTFKQIYAQFFPHGDASTYAHYLFNAFDTTQTGSVKFEDFVTALSILLRGTVHEKLRWTFNLYDINKDGYINKEEMMDIVKAIYDMMGKYTYPVLKEDTPRQHVDVFFQKMDKNKDGIVTLDEFLESCQEDDNIMRSLQLFQNVM; from the exons ATGACCATGGTTTGCCATCGGCCCGAGGGACTGGAGCAGCTTGAGGCCCAGACCAACTTCACTAAGAGGGAGCTGCAGGTCCTTTATCGAGGCTTCAAAAAC GAGTGCCCCAGTGGTGTGGTTAACGAAGACACATTCAAGCAGATCTATGCTCAGTTTTTCCCTCACGGAG ATGCCAGCACGTATGCCCATTACCTCTTCAATGCCTTCGACACCACTCAGACAGGCTCCGTGAAGTTCGAG GACTTTGTAACCGCTCTGTCGATTTTACTGAGAGGAACTGTCCATGAGAAACTAAGGTGGACATTTAATTTGTATGACATCAATAAGGATGGATATATTAACAAAGAG GAGATGATGGACATTGTCAAAGCCATCTATGACATGATGGGGAAATACACATATCCTGTGCTCAAAGAGGACACTCCAAGGCAGCATGTGGACGTCTTCTTCCAG aaaatggacaaaaataaagATGGCATCGTAACTCTAGATGAATTTCTTGAATCATGTCAGGAG gATGACAACATCATGAGGTCTCTCCAGCTGTTTCAAAATGTCATGTAA